From Saccharomycodes ludwigii strain NBRC 1722 chromosome IV, whole genome shotgun sequence, one genomic window encodes:
- the TCA17 gene encoding Tca17p (similar to Saccharomyces cerevisiae YEL048C | TCA17 | TRAPP Complex Associated protein), giving the protein MPLQFVSIINPNNKPLAIENISSLTTDNKDPTEIAQNNDLKYNTFANMALDYFDSMLFDPLLQASPSGNNIMDSNTSIIHHNGSYIIRLFELENCTVYARLIKQIGLKFVLGTSTKTPSEKVIEYFDKLINIYTRVKSSPFIVNDDDFIDKLGNRIKRDFT; this is encoded by the coding sequence ATGCCCTTACAATTTGTATCTATTATAAATCCAAACAATAAACCATTAGccattgaaaatataagcAGCTTAACCACCGATAATAAAGATCCTACAGAAATTGCGcaaaataatgatttaaaGTATAACACCTTTGCAAATATGGCTTTGGACTATTTTGATTCAATGCTATTTGACCCACTTTTACAAGCATCACCATCTGGGAACAACATTATGGATAGCAACACATCGATAATACACCATAATGGAAGTTACATAATCAGACTTTTCGAATTGGAAAATTGCACAGTATATGCCAGATTGATCAAACAAATAGGATTAAAATTTGTTCTCGGCACTTCTACTAAAACTCCAAGTGAGAAAGtaattgaatattttgaCAAATTAATCAATATTTATACAAGAGTAAAATCCAGTCCATTTATTGtgaatgatgatgattttatAGATAAATTAGGTAATAGGATTAAACGAGACTTTACATAA
- a CDS encoding uncharacterized protein (similar to Saccharomyces cerevisiae YJR051W | OSM1 | OSMotic sensitivity (paralog of YEL047C | FRD1)) — translation MNMSVPKYPVVVIGSGLAGLSTCNQLVSKYNIPVILIDKAEKIGGNSIKASSGINGTPSKTQELLGIQGDSPNLFFNDTVHSAKGLGCPNLMDKLTADSSNAISWLQNEFKLKLDLLSQLGGHSKPRTHRSSGKLPPGFEIVNALSKKLEQYNNEMVEIKMKSKVIDIEYATNKITGVKYSDSEGSVKTIKTNHVVFCSGGFGYSKEMLKKYTPELVKLPTTNSDGTTGDGQTILEKLGAKMIDMNQVQVHPTGFIDPTDRESNWKFLAAEALRGLGGILLNPKTGLRFTNELKTRDEVTKDIQEQLDDGISYLVMSEKVYENYTNNMNFYLFKKLIKKTTIDEFVSNQNPELKENIIRTLSEYSDLTKPDVFGRSVRINTFDNRVDGSTVIYVGEVTPVVHFTMGGAEINEKSQVLSSKTGDVLLQGLYAAGEVSGGVHGANRLGGSSLLECVVFGRQAANSIALEYPKTFL, via the coding sequence ATGAACATGTCAGTACCAAAGTATCCAGTAGTAGTTATAGGCTCGGGCTTAGCAGGGTTAAGCACTTGCAACCAATTAGTTTCAAAGTATAACATTCCAGTGATTTTAATTGACAAAGCAGAAAAGATAGGTGGGAATTCAATTAAAGCTAGTAGTGGTATAAATGGTACACCATCTAAAACACAAGAGCTGCTAGGGATCCAAGGCGATTCTCCaaacttattttttaatgatacTGTGCATTCCGCTAAAGGGTTGGGATGTCCTAATTTAATGGACAAATTGACTGCAGATAGCAGCAATGCCATTAGCTGGTTGCAAAACGAATTCAAATTAAAGTTGGATTTATTATCTCAGTTGGGCGGGCATTCTAAGCCAAGAACACACAGGTCTTCTGGCAAATTACCACCAGGGTTTGAAATTGTGAATGCGTTAtccaaaaaattggaaCAATACAACAATGAGAtggtagaaataaaaatgaagagTAAAGTGATTGACATTGAATATGCAACTAACAAAATTACAGGTGTTAAATACTCAGATTCAGAGGGTTCTGTCAAGACTATTAAAACAAACCATGTTGTATTTTGTAGTGGTGGGTTTGGGTATAGTAAAGaaatgttgaaaaaatatacaccAGAATTGGTTAAATTGCCAACCACCAACTCTGATGGGACTACTGGTGATGGCCAGACCATCTTGGAGAAGTTAGGCGCTAAGATGATTGATATGAATCAAGTCCAGGTTCATCCTACTGGGTTTATTGATCCAACTGATAGAGAGAGCAATTGGAAGTTTTTAGCTGCAGAGGCTTTGAGAGGATTAGGTGggattttattaaatccTAAAACTGGTTTGAGATTTACTAATGAGTTGAAAACTAGGGATGAAGTCACAAAAGATATCCAAGAACAGCTTGATGACGGTATTTCGTATTTGGTAATGAGCGAAAAGGTTTATGAAAATTATACAAACAATAtgaatttttatcttttcaaaaaattaattaagaAAACTACTATTGATGAATTTGTTTCAAACCAGAACCCAGagttaaaagaaaatattattagaacTTTATCCGAATACTCTGATTTAACCAAACCTGATGTATTTGGTCGTTCTGTGAGAATCAATACTTTTGATAACAGAGTTGATGGTTCTACTGTAATTTATGTTGGAGAAGTTACGCCAGTAGTTCACTTTACGATGGGTGGCGCtgaaattaatgaaaaatcgCAAGTTTTATCTTCAAAAACCGGCGATGTTTTATTACAAGGACTATATGCAGCCGGTGAAGTGTCTGGGGGTGTTCACGGTGCTAATAGATTGGGTGGTTCTAGTTTGTTGGAATGTGTTGTTTTTGGTAGACAGGCTGCTAATTCGATTGCGTTAGAGTATCCTAAGACCTTTTTATAG